Part of the Cardiobacteriaceae bacterium TAE3-ERU3 genome, GCTTGAACTCGCTGCGTGCAGCAGTGAATAGGCTTTCGCAAAAGGCAACGTGGTCGTCCATCGAGCCGCCAACGTCGAACAGCAGCAATACTTTGGCGGCGTTGTGGCGCTCACGGGTCATTTTTAGGTCGAGGTAACCGGCATTTTTGGCGGTGGCGGCGATGGTTGCATCAAGGTCGAGGATGTCTTCTGCGCCGTGACGGGCGAAGATGCGCAGGCGTTGTAGCGCAACCTGAAACTGGCGCACGTCAAGGGCGCGTTGGTCGTCGAGGTCTTGAAAGTGACGTTCTTCCCAGACTTTGATGGCGCGGCGGTGGCGAGACATGCCTTGCCCGATGCGGAAGCCTTGCGGGTTGAAACCAAATGCACCGAATGGCGAAGTGCCGCCGGTGCCAATCCATTTGTTGCCGCCTTGGTGACGCTCTTGCTGTTCTTTGAGGCGTTGCTGGAATTTTTCCAGTAGTTCGTTGAGGTCGCCTTGCGCTTGTACTTGCGCCATTTCTTCGTCGCTGAAACTGCGCTTGAGGGCGTTGTTGAGCCAATCTTCGGGGATGTTGAGGTCGTCGATGCTCAAATCGAGCGATTCAATGCCTTTGAAATAGGCGGTAAAGGCGCGGTCGAATTTGTCGTAGTGGCGTTCGTCCTTGACCAGTACCAGGCGCGACAAGTGGTAAAAGTCTTTTATCGAGGCGAAGACGAGGCGCTTGTCGAGTGCGTTAATCAGGTCGAGCAGTTCGCGGATGGTCGCGGGTACGCCTGCGGCGCGGACGGCACTGAAAAAATCAACGAGCATGGAAATTGCGATTGATCAGTGCCAAATCCTGTTCATTTTTGAGCAATGCGCCGAGCAGTGGCGGCAAGTCTTTGCCGCTTTGGCGCATGGCGTCGATGCCGAGGTCGTCGGCCATCAGCAGCTTGAGCCAGTCGAGCAGTTCCGAGGTCGAAGGCTTTTTCTTCAGCCCGTGAACCTCGCGCAGGCGATAGAACACGGCGAGCGCTTCTTCGACCAGCTTTTGTTGCACGTCAGGATAATGCGCTTGCACGATTTGGCGCATGGTGTCGCGGTCGGGGAAGTCGATGTAGTGGAAAAAGCAGCGGCGCAGGAACGCAGCGGGCAATTCTTTTTCGTTATTCGAGGTGATGATGACCAGCGGACGGTGCTTGGCGACGATGTCTTGATGCAATTCGTAGCAGTGGAATGCCATGCGGTCGAGCTCGAGCAGCAGGTCGTTGGGGAATTCGATGTCGGCTTTGTCGATTTCGTCAATCAGCAGCACGACCCTCTCATCGCTGGCAAAAGCTTGCCACAGTTTGCCGCGTACGATGTAGTTGCTGATGTCGTGAACTTTGTCGCTGCCGAGCTGTGAGTCGCGCAGGCGTGATACGGCGTCGTATTCGTAGAGCCCTTGCTGTGCTTTAGTGGTGCTTTTGATATGCCAGCTCAGTAGTGGCATATCGAGCGCAGCGGCGACTTCTTCGGCAAGCACGGTTTTGCCGGTGCCGGGTTCGCCTTTAATTAATAGTGGTCGCCCGAGTACGTTGGCGGCATTGACCGCCTGCCGCAGGGCATCGGTGGCAATGTATCGTTCGCTGCCGGTAAATTGCATAGGAAATTCCCAATGGTTTTTAGTTATCCCCAATTACAGCAAATTGTGTGGATAAATGCCACTTTGTTATTCATGACCGCCGCCGAGGGCAAGAGTGAGGTCGACGCTGGCGATGAGTTGTGCGTGGCGGTTGGCGAGCAGTGCTTGTTCGGCATCGCGTTGGCTTTGTTCGGCGTCGAGCAGGGTTTGCAGGCTGTCAGCGCCGAGTTGATAGCGATCTTTAGTGATTTGCGTGAGTTTGCGCGTTCGTTGCAGGGATTGTTGCAGTAGCTGCTGTTCGCTGGTGGTGCTTTGTCGTGCGAGCAGGGCGCTGTTGACGTCTTGCAGGGCGCGGTAGAGCTTTTGCTCGAAGTCGTTGAGCGCTTGCTGGTAGTTGAGTTCGCTTTGTTGTTTGTTGAGGGTCAGTTTGTGGCTTTGCAGGAAAGGCAAGGACAGGGTTGCGCCAAGGCTGCTAACCGGATTGCTGAGTAGTTGTGCGAGGTCGATGCCGCCGCCAGACAGTCCGGCGCTGAGGTTGATGTCGGGGTAAAAGGCGCGTTCGGCTATGCTGACGTCATTGAGCTGCTGTTGCAGGCGGTATTGTGCGGCGCGCAGGTCGGGGCGCTGGCGCAATAAACTAGCGGGTAGCGGTGCGTTGGTAGCGGGTAATTTGAGTTCGGCAATTGGTGGCGGGTTGAGGGTGAGCAGTTGTGGCGGTTCACCGAGCAGGGTGGCGAGTTGCAGCAGTTGTTCTTGACGGTTTTTGTTGAGGTTGGCGGTGTTGATTTTCTGCTGGTTGAGCGCCTGTTCACTACGTATTACATCCACTTGCGCGACGTCGCCAAGGGTAAAGCGGTCGCGCATGCGCTTGAGGTTGTCTTGTTGGTAGGCGAGGGTTTGCTGGTTGAGGCGGATCTGATCATTGAGCCATGCAAGGTTGAAATACGCGCGTACAACGTCGCCAATCAGGCTGAGGCGGGTGGTGAGGAGGTCTTCATTGCTCGCTTCTGCTTGCCACACGGCATTGGATTCGGCAAGACCGAGTTTTTGCCACAGGTCGAGCTGGTAGCTGGCGCTGAAACTGCTGGCAAAATTGCGGCTGCTGTGTTCGCCGTCGAGTGGGCGGCTGATGTTGCCACTTGCCGAGCCGCTGAATTGTACGGCGTTGTCGGCTTGGTTCTGGCTAACGCCGAGGCGGGCTTTTTGCCAGTTGAGCGCGGCGTCGCGCAGGTTATGGTTATGGGCAAGTGCGCGCTCGATGAGCTGATTGAGTTCATTGCTGCCGTACTCGCGCCACCATTCTTGCTTGAGTGCAGCGCGTTCGTCAACCGGTGCGAATAGCCATGCATCGGGGACGGTGATTTGCGCGATGTCTTGTTGTGCATCGTGCGGGGTAAGCGAAGCACAGCCGCCGAGGATAAGCAGGGTAATGGGCAGTATTTTCTTCATGGTTATTCTCGTGATAGGGCTTGTACAGGGTCGAGGCGGGCGGCGTTACGCGCGGGCAGGTAGCCAAACAACAGACCAATTTCAGTGGCACAGCTGAATGCGGTGATGATGGCAGCGGTTGAGTAAATGAGTTGGAAGCTGCTGCCGCTGAGTGCAACGAGCTGACCAAGCCCAAAGGCAAGCCCGATACCGAGTAGCCCGCCGAACAGGCATAGCATGATCGCCTCAATTAGAAATTGGCGCTGAATGTCGCTTGGGCGTGCGCCGACTGCCATGCGGATGCCGATTTCTTGAGTGCGCTCGGTGACGGATACCAGCATGATGTTCATCACGCCGATGCCGCCGACGACCAATGAGATGAGAGCGATTGAGGCAATCAGGAGGGACAAGACTTGGGTGGCGTTGGTGATTGCTTGGCGTAGGCTGTCGGCGTTGAATAACGAGAAATCTTTGCTGCCGTGGCGGCGGGTGAGGATGCGGGTGATGGCGTCTTCAGCGACGCCGCTTTTGACATCGTCAGCAATGCGTACGCTGATGCTGCTGACGTGGTTTTGCCCGAGTAGGCGGCTCATCACCGAGGTATATGGTGCCCAGACGCTGATGTTGTTGCCGCTAAACTGGCGCTTGTCGTTGCTGACTACGCCGATGACTTTCGCCGCCATACGCCCGAGCAGGATCACTTTGCCAAGAGGGTCGTCGTCGGCAAATATGCGCTTGGCACTGCTTTGGTCGAGGATGACGACGGCGGCGTTGCTGTCAATATCTTTGGCATTGAATAGGCGGCCTTGGATGAGCTGACGGTTTTGTACCTGAAAATACTGCATACCAACGCCTTCGATGCTGGCGTTTAAGTCGAGGTTGGCGTAGCGCAGGTTAGCGTTGCTGGAGACGTTGGGTGTGGCGCTGTCGACAAAGCTTTGTTGCGCGAGGATGTTGGCGTCGTCGGCGGTTAGGGTGTGGATACGTGCTGAGCGGCGGTCGCCGAGTTCGCCGGGGTAAATTTCGATGGTGTTACTGCCGAGGTCGCTAATATCGGCGAGGACTTGCTGCTGTGCACCTTGGCCAAGGGCAACGACGCTGACCACGGATGCGATGCCGATAATGATGCCAAGCATGGTGAGGAAAGCGCGCAGTTTATGCCCGATGATGGCACGTAAAGCCATGTGGAATGCTGAAGTATAGCGGGCGAAGCTGAGCCGAGATGGCTTGAGAGGGCTAGGCGGCGCGGGTACGGGTTCGACAGGTTTACTGCGGCTGTCATTGATGATGCGGCCGTCTTTGAGCTCGATGATGCGGTCGGCGCTGGCGGCGATTGCGGGGTCGTGAGTGACGAGGATGATGGTATGCCCGGCTGCGTGCAGTTCGCGCAAAATTGCCATCACTTCTTGGCCGCTGTGGCTATCGAGTGCGCCGGTGGGTTCGTCAGCAAAGATGATTTTGCCGCCGTTCATTAAAGCACGCGCGATAGAGACGCGCTGCTGCTGGCCGCCGGAAAGTTGCGCCGGTTTGTGTGTGGTGCGGTCGGCGAGGCCGAGACGGGTAAGCAGTTGATCGGCTCGACGCAGCCCTTCTTCACTTGGCACACCGGCGTAAATCGATGGCAGGGCGACATTTTCACGGGCGCTGAGGTCGCTGATCAAATGATAGCGCTGAAAAATGAAGCCAATATGCTCACGGCGCAGGCGGGCGCGCTCGTCGATACTCAGATTGGCAGTATTGTGGCCGTCGAGGGTGTATTCACCGGCAGACGGGCGGTCGAGGCAGCCGAGGATATTCATCAGCGTCGACTTACCCGACCCCGAGGCACCAACAATTGCAACCATTTCGCCTGCTTCAATATCGAGGTCGATGCCGTGCAAAATGGTGGTCTGTTGATCTTCCTGACCAAAGTGGCGGTATAGACCGCGAACCTCAATCAGCGCCATTAGAAACCGCCATATTGGTCTGGAGTTGTACCACTGCCTTGGCTGATGATCACTTCTTCGCCTTCTGTGAGGCCATCAAGTACTTGTGCATTGACGCCGTCTTCAATACCGATGGTTACTTGGCGGCTTTGCGGCTCACCATTAACCAGCACTTGTACGCTGTCTTGCCCCTGTTCATTGGGGGTAATTGCGGTCAATGGAACCAGTAGGACATCGTGTGCTTGTGCAGTGATGATGGTGACGTTCGCAGTCATGCCGATGCGTAGTAGATTATCGGGGTTGGCGGCATCCATCTTGCCATAATAGTAAACCGCGCCATCACTGCTCTTGCTGTTATTACTGACGCTGAGTGGCGCGGGATCAATAGACTTTAATGTGCTGTCGAAGCGACGGGCTGGGTTGCCGATCAAGCTGAAATAGGCGGGCATCCCGGCGCGCACTTTGCTGATGTCGGCTTCGGCAATTTCCGGCTTAACCACCATGGTGTCGGTTTGTGCAATTTTGACCAAGGTTGGCACATCCTGCACCGCGTTGACCGTCTGCCCCTGCCCGACCAATACCGCAATCACCGTGCCATCAATCGGGGCGGTAACGCTGGTGTGACCGAGATTTAGCCCCGCGTTATTGAGCTCGATACGGCTGGTTTCAACCGCCGCTTTGGCTTGCTCAACGCTGGCTTTTGCGCTTTGCAGCGCAGCGTTAGCTTTCTCAACTGCTTCTTTGGCAACCGCACCACGGCGCAATAAAGCACGCTGACGGTCGTAGGCTTGCTGTGCTTCATTGAGTGCCGCTTGCGCGCTTTGTAGCCCGGCTTCCTGACTTTGCAGCTGCGCCTGCGCGGTATTTCTGCTGTTGATTTGGCTGCTTGCATCAATTTCTGCGATCAGATCTCCGGCCTTGACCACATCGCCAATCGCCACTGATAGCGTACTGATTTCCCCCGATACCTGCGCACCGACGTCAACCTGCTTTGCTGCTTCCAGTGAACCACTCGCCAGTACCGATGATTCTATATCACCACGGGTTACTGCTGCAGTGAGATATGGGGGTGGGGCATTTTGTTCGGCTCGATACTGATAATACTTCCAGCTGGCCGCAATAACGATAATAAGCAAAATAAACAGCCACTTTTTTCTGAAAATGGCTCGTCGGAATGTGTTCATGAAATACGCATTGTGATTGTAATGCAGGAATTTTACGCACTTCCATTGTTTTGTATTCGTAACATTTTGTTAGTTTTGATAATAAAAAACCCCGTAACAGCGTTACGGGGGGGTAGGATGTGGGGAAGTTACTGTTTTGTAGCACCAAATATGCCGCCAGTCCCTTCCTGTTTTGAAGATGCATATGTGCCTGCTAATTCTGCACCATTTGACCCGAAGAACATGCCATCTGTGGCGATGCCATCTTGCTCACCGGTAAAAGTGTGACCATGGATCTTAGCGTGAATGTCTACTAAGGGATCGTCCTGTCCCGAGATGACACCGGATACAGTCCTCTTGCCAAAATCAACATGGAAAGAAGCATTTGTTTTATAGCCTTTATGGGTTGGCGAAAAATGGATGGCCTGGCCTTGGTAGTTTGCCGTACCAGAAACAGGCATATCTGTGGTTATTGCGCCGTGATAAAAGATATAATTGACTTTTTCTGCTTTATCTCGCAGATAGCCGTAGCGAGCATGAGTAAGCTCGTTGCCAATGATCATTTCTTCGCCATTGTTGACTAAATGAAAGGCTTTGCCATCGATGATCAGGGTATCAATATTATCTTCGGTCACAGCGCTTAGGACTTCTCGCCTAGTATTTGGATTCGGCTTATCCTTGTCTTCTACCCTAATGTAGCCCCCTCGATATTTACCGCTTATATAGCCACCATATACATCTTTTCTACCGTCATTTAGACCATCGCCATAAATATGTTTAGAGCTGTTGCTATTATTGCTGGAATTATTACTACTAGAATTATCACTATTGGTATGAGCCTGACTATCCGTATTGTGGGCGTCATGATGGTTGTTTTGCTGTGGGTTGGTGTGGTCACTTCCGTTACTGCCGCCACCGCAAGCTGCTAAGGCAATGGTGCTGGTTAGTATGAGCGTGATATGGGTATATTTCATAATTTTGGCCTTGTTGAAATATTGATTAAGTCATGACATGAGATGTATGATTTGTTTAATATATGTTTTTATTATAAAAATGGCAAGAAGAACCTTTTTAAACAAGTCTTTAAACTCCCCTAATGCAATATATCCGCCGGAGCGCTACGGTAGTGGCGTAGGGATGGGATGAGCAGGGTCACAGCGGCGACGGCAAACAGAATCAGCAGTAGCTTGGTGTCGTCGGCGGTGAAATGCACGGGCAGGACGAAGCCGTTTTGCTCGGTGATGACGCTCGACGCAGCACGCGCGATGAAATAGCCGATACCGGCACCGAGCACGATGGCGCTGGCAATCATGACCAGTAATCCGCTCCATACCAGCAAGAATATGCGCCCGCGTGGTGCGCCAAATGCACGAAGTGCGGCGATGTGGCGCTGTTGTTGGTTGAGGTAGATGGCGATGATGACTGCAACTGCAAGCGCGACGAGGATTTGCGTGACCACCGCAATAATGGTCAGTAGCTTTTTCGCATCACCGAGCGTGCCGTAGAGTCGCACCAGCACTTCGCCGGGGAATACCGCTTGTGTGCCGTTGCCACGGTATTGGCTGCGCATTTGGTACGCACCGGCGATGCTTTTTGGCTTGACGATGACCGCCGGTGCACCGGCTTGTGCGCTGTAGTCGATTGGCTCGTGCCATGTGGGTGGTGCGCTGTGCTGGTGGGCGTGGCTTTGTTCGCGCAAGGGTTTGCTGTGGTCATGCTGGTGGTCGTGATGTGCTTCGCTATCGTGCACCAGCCATACGCTTTGAATGGGGACAAGGATGGATTGATCCCACACGCTGCCATC contains:
- a CDS encoding VWA domain-containing protein; its protein translation is MLVDFFSAVRAAGVPATIRELLDLINALDKRLVFASIKDFYHLSRLVLVKDERHYDKFDRAFTAYFKGIESLDLSIDDLNIPEDWLNNALKRSFSDEEMAQVQAQGDLNELLEKFQQRLKEQQERHQGGNKWIGTGGTSPFGAFGFNPQGFRIGQGMSRHRRAIKVWEERHFQDLDDQRALDVRQFQVALQRLRIFARHGAEDILDLDATIAATAKNAGYLDLKMTRERHNAAKVLLLFDVGGSMDDHVAFCESLFTAARSEFKHLAHYYFHNCLYESVWQDNARRWQERIPTSDLLHRYGSDWRVIIVGDAMMSPFEIAYAGGSVEHMNEEPGAVWLKRLTDHFDHLVWLNPADQRYWPYTQSVAMIQQLIDERMYPLTVAGIDEAMRALT
- a CDS encoding efflux RND transporter periplasmic adaptor subunit encodes the protein MNTFRRAIFRKKWLFILLIIVIAASWKYYQYRAEQNAPPPYLTAAVTRGDIESSVLASGSLEAAKQVDVGAQVSGEISTLSVAIGDVVKAGDLIAEIDASSQINSRNTAQAQLQSQEAGLQSAQAALNEAQQAYDRQRALLRRGAVAKEAVEKANAALQSAKASVEQAKAAVETSRIELNNAGLNLGHTSVTAPIDGTVIAVLVGQGQTVNAVQDVPTLVKIAQTDTMVVKPEIAEADISKVRAGMPAYFSLIGNPARRFDSTLKSIDPAPLSVSNNSKSSDGAVYYYGKMDAANPDNLLRIGMTANVTIITAQAHDVLLVPLTAITPNEQGQDSVQVLVNGEPQSRQVTIGIEDGVNAQVLDGLTEGEEVIISQGSGTTPDQYGGF
- a CDS encoding MacB family efflux pump subunit, whose protein sequence is MALIEVRGLYRHFGQEDQQTTILHGIDLDIEAGEMVAIVGASGSGKSTLMNILGCLDRPSAGEYTLDGHNTANLSIDERARLRREHIGFIFQRYHLISDLSARENVALPSIYAGVPSEEGLRRADQLLTRLGLADRTTHKPAQLSGGQQQRVSIARALMNGGKIIFADEPTGALDSHSGQEVMAILRELHAAGHTIILVTHDPAIAASADRIIELKDGRIINDSRSKPVEPVPAPPSPLKPSRLSFARYTSAFHMALRAIIGHKLRAFLTMLGIIIGIASVVSVVALGQGAQQQVLADISDLGSNTIEIYPGELGDRRSARIHTLTADDANILAQQSFVDSATPNVSSNANLRYANLDLNASIEGVGMQYFQVQNRQLIQGRLFNAKDIDSNAAVVILDQSSAKRIFADDDPLGKVILLGRMAAKVIGVVSNDKRQFSGNNISVWAPYTSVMSRLLGQNHVSSISVRIADDVKSGVAEDAITRILTRRHGSKDFSLFNADSLRQAITNATQVLSLLIASIALISLVVGGIGVMNIMLVSVTERTQEIGIRMAVGARPSDIQRQFLIEAIMLCLFGGLLGIGLAFGLGQLVALSGSSFQLIYSTAAIITAFSCATEIGLLFGYLPARNAARLDPVQALSRE
- a CDS encoding FtsX-like permease family protein, giving the protein MTALHFLTNNLRRHPIGSLFIVLLIAATTALSVAVNLQERALREGSARAADKFDLVIGAPGSETQLVLSTVFLQASALSLLTPEQLADIDNNPLTAWSSPVGFGDYYQGHPIVGVNEALLTLGGTRNMQQGRVFTHHNEAVAGSRSGLAIGDTIIPMHGNIGDPDAHTHDSTAYTVVGILPEDGSVWDQSILVPIQSVWLVHDSEAHHDHQHDHSKPLREQSHAHQHSAPPTWHEPIDYSAQAGAPAVIVKPKSIAGAYQMRSQYRGNGTQAVFPGEVLVRLYGTLGDAKKLLTIIAVVTQILVALAVAVIIAIYLNQQQRHIAALRAFGAPRGRIFLLVWSGLLVMIASAIVLGAGIGYFIARAASSVITEQNGFVLPVHFTADDTKLLLILFAVAAVTLLIPSLRHYRSAPADILH
- a CDS encoding transferrin-binding protein-like solute binding protein, with product MKYTHITLILTSTIALAACGGGSNGSDHTNPQQNNHHDAHNTDSQAHTNSDNSSSNNSSNNSNSSKHIYGDGLNDGRKDVYGGYISGKYRGGYIRVEDKDKPNPNTRREVLSAVTEDNIDTLIIDGKAFHLVNNGEEMIIGNELTHARYGYLRDKAEKVNYIFYHGAITTDMPVSGTANYQGQAIHFSPTHKGYKTNASFHVDFGKRTVSGVISGQDDPLVDIHAKIHGHTFTGEQDGIATDGMFFGSNGAELAGTYASSKQEGTGGIFGATKQ
- a CDS encoding TolC family protein, coding for MKKILPITLLILGGCASLTPHDAQQDIAQITVPDAWLFAPVDERAALKQEWWREYGSNELNQLIERALAHNHNLRDAALNWQKARLGVSQNQADNAVQFSGSASGNISRPLDGEHSSRNFASSFSASYQLDLWQKLGLAESNAVWQAEASNEDLLTTRLSLIGDVVRAYFNLAWLNDQIRLNQQTLAYQQDNLKRMRDRFTLGDVAQVDVIRSEQALNQQKINTANLNKNRQEQLLQLATLLGEPPQLLTLNPPPIAELKLPATNAPLPASLLRQRPDLRAAQYRLQQQLNDVSIAERAFYPDINLSAGLSGGGIDLAQLLSNPVSSLGATLSLPFLQSHKLTLNKQQSELNYQQALNDFEQKLYRALQDVNSALLARQSTTSEQQLLQQSLQRTRKLTQITKDRYQLGADSLQTLLDAEQSQRDAEQALLANRHAQLIASVDLTLALGGGHE
- a CDS encoding MoxR family ATPase, with translation MQFTGSERYIATDALRQAVNAANVLGRPLLIKGEPGTGKTVLAEEVAAALDMPLLSWHIKSTTKAQQGLYEYDAVSRLRDSQLGSDKVHDISNYIVRGKLWQAFASDERVVLLIDEIDKADIEFPNDLLLELDRMAFHCYELHQDIVAKHRPLVIITSNNEKELPAAFLRRCFFHYIDFPDRDTMRQIVQAHYPDVQQKLVEEALAVFYRLREVHGLKKKPSTSELLDWLKLLMADDLGIDAMRQSGKDLPPLLGALLKNEQDLALINRNFHAR